A window of the Thermodesulfovibrionales bacterium genome harbors these coding sequences:
- a CDS encoding NAD(P)-dependent oxidoreductase, protein MKVGFIGLGSLGMTMAKRLISEGVNLTVWNRTVEKARTLNCPVAESPADLISQTEMVFLNLFDSEAVSSVIKGKNGLIEGNCDGKIVVDTTTNHFERVNEFYEILGKKNASYLEAPVLGSVIPASQGMLTVLVSGERNAFERARPFIEKIGKTIFYLETPQLATKMKLINNLILGTFMATLAEAVAFGEKAGLDKEKVIEILLSGAGNSMILNAKKDKLIKEDFSTHFSCSLIYKDLHYLQDLARILRRPLFTGSLAKELFGITISEKMGSDDFSAIYRVFKKF, encoded by the coding sequence ATGAAAGTAGGTTTTATAGGTCTTGGCAGTCTTGGAATGACAATGGCAAAGAGGCTTATCTCTGAGGGAGTTAATCTAACTGTATGGAACAGGACCGTTGAGAAAGCAAGGACATTGAACTGTCCTGTTGCCGAGAGTCCTGCTGATTTGATTTCGCAGACAGAAATGGTTTTTTTAAATCTTTTTGACAGTGAGGCAGTGAGTTCTGTCATCAAGGGTAAGAACGGGCTCATTGAAGGAAATTGTGATGGGAAGATTGTTGTTGATACAACAACAAATCATTTTGAGAGGGTGAATGAATTTTATGAGATCCTGGGCAAAAAGAATGCAAGTTATCTTGAGGCACCTGTGCTTGGAAGTGTAATCCCTGCTTCTCAGGGTATGCTCACAGTTCTTGTAAGTGGAGAAAGGAACGCCTTTGAAAGGGCAAGACCTTTTATAGAGAAGATTGGAAAGACTATATTTTATCTTGAAACTCCCCAGCTCGCTACAAAGATGAAGTTAATAAACAACCTTATCCTCGGCACATTCATGGCAACCCTTGCAGAAGCAGTTGCCTTTGGAGAGAAGGCTGGCCTGGATAAGGAAAAGGTAATCGAGATATTGCTTTCAGGTGCAGGCAATTCAATGATTCTTAATGCAAAAAAAGATAAGCTTATTAAAGAGGATTTCTCAACCCATTTTTCCTGTTCCCTGATTTACAAGGATCTTCACTATCTTCAGGACCTTGCAAGGATTCTGAGAAGGCCTTTATTTACAGGAAGCCTTGCAAAGGAGCTGTTCGGCATTACAATCTCTGAGAAAATGGGGTCAGATGATTTTTCAGCAATATACAGGGTCTTTAAAAAGTTTTAA
- a CDS encoding glutaredoxin family protein encodes MKVNFYYKPGCWFCDQAEEMLNGLKDKYGLEVNKIDITENDELYELYRFDIPVIEFPDGKVLHGRIRKKELLEKIKEAYL; translated from the coding sequence ATGAAGGTAAATTTTTATTACAAGCCTGGTTGCTGGTTCTGTGATCAGGCAGAGGAGATGCTTAATGGTTTAAAGGATAAATACGGCCTTGAGGTAAACAAGATAGACATCACAGAGAATGATGAACTTTATGAGCTTTACAGATTTGATATTCCGGTTATTGAATTTCCTGACGGAAAGGTCCTTCATGGAAGGATAAGAAAAAAGGAACTGCTTGAAAAGATCAAGGAGGCTTATCTATGA
- a CDS encoding SAM-dependent chlorinase/fluorinase: MVITLLTDFGIKDTFVAEMKGVILSINPSATVVDITHEIEPFNITEAAIKLATAVRYFPRGTVHLAIVDPGVGSQRGPIIIKTERACFVGPDNGVLSLAVKEDLTKDIYEITLPVRGYTFHGRDLFAPVAARLSKGEPPELVGRKIDGFTSLSFPEPAVARKKIKGEVIVIDRFGNAITNINSSILGDRRFRVRIKKKEIPVFRFYMEAGNRVGALINSSGYLEIFKYRSSAQKALDIKLRDKVEVLIE, translated from the coding sequence ATGGTCATAACCCTTCTTACTGATTTTGGCATAAAAGATACCTTTGTTGCTGAGATGAAGGGAGTTATACTCTCCATAAACCCTTCTGCTACCGTAGTGGATATTACCCATGAGATAGAGCCTTTCAATATAACTGAAGCTGCGATAAAGCTCGCTACAGCTGTAAGGTATTTCCCTCGAGGAACAGTCCATCTCGCAATTGTGGACCCGGGGGTTGGTTCTCAGAGAGGGCCTATTATTATAAAAACAGAAAGGGCCTGCTTTGTTGGTCCGGATAATGGAGTACTAAGCCTTGCTGTAAAAGAAGATCTAACAAAAGATATATACGAAATTACTCTACCTGTCAGAGGTTATACCTTTCATGGAAGAGATCTTTTTGCACCTGTTGCAGCAAGGCTTTCAAAGGGAGAGCCACCTGAGCTGGTTGGAAGAAAGATAGATGGGTTTACAAGTCTATCTTTTCCCGAGCCTGCAGTAGCTAGGAAGAAGATAAAAGGAGAGGTTATAGTAATAGATAGATTCGGAAATGCAATTACCAACATAAACTCCTCTATTCTTGGTGACAGGCGATTCAGGGTCAGGATAAAAAAGAAAGAGATACCTGTCTTCAGATTTTACATGGAAGCAGGCAACAGGGTCGGTGCACTTATAAACAGTTCTGGATATCTGGAGATATTTAAATACCGGTCATCTGCCCAGAAGGCATTAGATATAAAACTCCGTGATAAGGTTGAGGTGTTAATTGAATAG
- a CDS encoding dihydroorotate dehydrogenase, with protein MNLSVKIGHLQLRNPVITASGTFGYGEEFAEYFDLSVLGAIAMKGISLEPREGNPPPRIWETPCGMLNSIGLQNVGLKRFLKEKLPFVRRFDVPVIANILGNSIDEYLELAKNLDGEVEAIELNISCPNVKKGGIFFGTDRQAMAELVNAVKRNLKKSLLITKLSPQADIKEFSKIAEDSGSDAISLINTIPAMAVDIETKRPVFKNITAGLSGPAIKPIALRMVWEAVSTVKIPVIGIGGIMTAGDALEFIITGAVAVEVGTANFIDPLASIRIIQGIEDYMIKRGLSDIEEIIGSIEI; from the coding sequence GTGAATCTATCAGTAAAGATAGGCCATCTGCAACTCAGAAATCCTGTGATAACAGCATCAGGTACCTTTGGATATGGAGAAGAGTTTGCCGAATATTTTGACCTTTCAGTTCTCGGTGCTATTGCAATGAAAGGCATATCCCTTGAGCCCAGGGAAGGAAATCCTCCACCAAGAATATGGGAAACACCCTGTGGTATGCTTAATTCAATAGGCTTACAGAATGTGGGTCTTAAGAGATTTTTAAAAGAAAAATTGCCCTTTGTGAGGAGATTTGATGTTCCTGTTATTGCCAATATACTGGGAAATTCTATTGATGAATATTTAGAGCTTGCAAAAAATCTTGATGGTGAGGTGGAGGCAATAGAGCTGAATATCTCCTGTCCCAATGTAAAAAAAGGAGGAATATTTTTCGGTACAGACAGGCAGGCTATGGCAGAGCTGGTAAATGCAGTTAAGAGAAACCTTAAAAAGAGCCTTCTCATTACAAAACTCTCCCCTCAGGCTGATATAAAAGAATTTTCAAAGATTGCAGAGGACTCAGGCTCTGATGCAATCTCTTTGATTAATACCATTCCTGCCATGGCAGTTGATATTGAGACAAAAAGGCCTGTTTTTAAAAATATCACAGCAGGTCTCTCAGGTCCTGCAATAAAACCTATAGCTCTGAGGATGGTCTGGGAGGCGGTCTCAACAGTAAAGATACCTGTTATTGGTATTGGAGGTATAATGACAGCAGGGGATGCCCTTGAGTTTATTATAACAGGTGCAGTTGCTGTAGAGGTAGGGACAGCAAATTTTATTGATCCTCTTGCTTCAATAAGGATAATTCAGGGTATAGAAGATTATATGATAAAAAGAGGTCTATCTGATATAGAGGAGATAATCGGAAGTATAGAGATTTAA